From Streptomyces sp. SCSIO 75703:
TCGGCTTCGCCGCCGTGCTGTCGGTCACCGACGAGCCCGCCGTCGTCGGACGCCAGGGCGGCGTGCGCTGGTCCCTCGCCGAGGCCCGCGACCTCGCCGCCGGCACCGCCGGGGACAGCGCCGGGCTCGCCGACGAGATCCGCCGGCGCGACGGCCACGTACCGCTGCTGCGGCTGCCGTTCCCCGCCGAGGCCAGCGCCCCCGACCCGTACGACACGGCCGTGATCCTGCCGTTGCGCGACCCGGCCGCCGCCGACCTGGCCGAACGGCTGCTGCACGCCGTGGACGACGCCCTGCTGCTCGCGCTGCCCGGCCTCGCCGAGGTCGTCGTCGAGACACCGGAGGGGACGCGCACCCTCGGCCGCCGCGCCGACGGCGACCTGACCGTCGTCGAGGACTCCCGCGAGGGCACCACCCGCTGGCGCACCTCGGCCGCGCACGGCCCCCTCACCCCGGACCTGCTCGCCGACCGGCCCGTGGAGGAGCGGCTGCGCCCCCACTGGTCGCTCACCTGGGCCGTGCCCGTCGACGCGGACGGCGCCCCGGTCCGCCCCCGCACCAGCCCCGTCGTGCACGCCCCCACCCCCAGCGACGAACCGCTCGGCGTGCCCGCCCTGCTCATCGCCACCTTCCCGCTGGACTCCACCCGCCGGCACGCCGCGCCCGGCCCGCTCACCGACTTCCTGGTGCAGCGCGCCGCCGACGCCTACGCCGGTCTCCTCGCCGACTGGCGGCCCGTCACCGCCGGGATCATCGACCTGGTGCCCGGCCCGCTCGGCTCCGGTGCCCTGGACGGCGCCCTGCGCGAGGCGGTCCTCGACCGGCTGCCCCGCACCTCCTTCCTGCCGCCCGCCGTCGTCCCCGAGGACGACGCCGACGACCTGCCCGGGTCCCTGCGGCCCCGCGACGCCGAGGTCGTCGAGGGAGCGGGCGCCGAGACGGTGCGCGTCCTCGCCGAGGTGCTGCCCACGCTGCTCCCCGCCGGACTGGAGCGCCGCGCCGAACTGCGCGCGCTGGGCGTGGCCCGGGTGCCGCTGACCGACGCGATCGACCGGCTGGCCGGACTGGAGAAGGCCCCCGCGTGGTGGCGGCGGCTCTACGACAGCCTCGCCGGGGTCGACCCGGACCGGCTCTCCGGGCTGCCCGTACCGCTGGCCGGCGCGGCGGGGACGGAGTACGGCACCGGCGGGGCGCGCACGGTGATCGGCCCCCGGCAGGTGCTGCTGCCCTCCCCGGAGGCGGCCTCCCTCAGCCCGGACACCCTCACCCGGCTCGGGCTGCGCGTCGCCCACCCGGACGCCGCGCACCCGCTGCTCGAAAAGCTCGGCGCGCTCCCGGCCACGCCCCGCGCCGTGCTCACCACCCCGCAGGTGCGGGCCGCCGTCGCCGCCTCCCTGGACGACGACGCCGGCGCCCACTGGGACGAGGACACCCTCGACGCCGAGGAACTGGCCGACACCGTCCTCGGCCTGGTCCGCGACGCGGGCCTCACCCCCGGCGACGAACCCTGGCTCGGCGCGCTCGCCCTCACCGACGAGGACGGCGAACTCTCCCCGGCCGGCGAGCTGGTCTTCCCCGGCGGCCCCTTCGCCCGGGTGATGCGCGAGGACGAACTCGCCGCCGTCGACGCCGGCCTGGCCGGCCGCTGGGGCCCCGACCCGCTCGCCGCCTGCGGTGTGCTGGTGGACTTCGCCCTGGTCCGCGCCACCGACGTGGTCCTCGACCCCGACGAGCTGGAGCCCCGCGACGGCGACTTCGCCGAACCGGACGACGCCGGACTGCTGGACGCCGTGGACGTGTGGAGCGAGGACATCCTCGACCGCTTCCCGGACAGCCCCGTCCCGCCGGTCGCCACCGAGATCGTCGCCGTCCGCGACCTGGACCTCGTCGACGACGGCAAGTGGCCGGAGGCCCTGGCCCTGCTCTCCCGCCCGCCGCTGCGCGACGCCCTCGTCCAGCCGGTGCGCGTCCTGCTGGCCGACGGCACCCACGAGGTCGTACGGCCCTACACCGCCTGGTGGCTGCGCGGGCACCCGGTGCTCGGCGGACGCCGTCCCGCCGGTCTGCGCGCGGCCGGCACGGACCCGCTGCTGCGCGGCCTGTACGACGAGGCCGACGCGGCCGGTTTCGACGACGAGCAGGTGCTGCGCGCCCTCGGCGTGCGGACCTCCGTCGCCGCGCTGCTCGACGAGCCGGGCGGCGCGGCCGAGCTGCTGGACCGCCTCGCCGACCCGGACCGGCCGGTCACGGCGGCCCAGTTGCACGCCCTGTACGGCGCGCTGGCCGAGCTGAACCCGGAGCGGGTGACGCTGCCGGACGAGGTGCGGGCCGTGGTCGACGGCCGGGTCGAGGTGGTGGACGCCGCCGACGCCGTGGTCGTCGACTCGCCCGACCTGTTGCCCTTCACCGAGGGCGTCCCGCTGCTGCCGGTGCGCCCGGCGCGGGCGGCGGAGCTGGCGGAGCTGTTCCAGGTGCGGCGGCTGAGCGAGTCGGTCACGGGCGAGGTGCACTCCGAGGGCACCGAGCACGAGGTGCCGGAGCCGGTGCGGGTGCTGCTCGGCGCCCGTACCCCCGCCTCGTATGTGGAGCACGAGGAGCTGGTCGTGGACGGCGTGGAGATCGATTGGCGGCGCTCCTCGGACGGGGTCGTGCACGCCGCGACCCTGGAGGGTGTCGCCGCCGCCCTCGCCTGGGCGGCCGGGCAGTGGCCGCGGCGCTTCGAGGTGGCGGCGCTGCTGGAGGACCCCTCGCGCACGGCGGAACTGGCCCGCGACCGCTGGTTCGACTGACCCGGGCACGGCCCCGGGAGCACCCGGGACACGACGGCGGGGCCGGACACCGCGCCCGGCCCCGCCGTCGCCGTCCGGGCCCGGCGGCCCTCGCCCGGCCCCCGATCGCCGGCCCGCCCGGGTCCCGCCGTCACCCCCGCGGGTGGCTCAGACGGGGAAGCGGCGGCCCACCCAGCGCCACACGACCTCCAGCAGGGCCGCCGCCGCCGCGGCCACCGCGACCGCCGCCCACGGCATCGTCACGCCGACCAGCTTCAGCGCGAAGAAGTGCTGGAGCCACGGCACCACCAGCACCACGACGAAGAGGCCGCCCATCGCCGCCACCAGGGTCAGCCGCCACCAGGTGTAGGGCCGGGCGATGATCGCCAGGACCCACATCGAGACCAGGAACAGCGTCAGCGTCGCCGCGCTGGTCTCCGCCTCCAGCGACCCCGGGCCCGTGTAGTGGTGCCGGGCCAGCAGATACGTGGAGAAGGTCGCCAGCGCGGCCACCACCCCGCCCGGGATCGCGTACCGCATCACCCGCCGGACGAAGTGCGGCCGGGCCCGTTCGGTGTTGGGGGCGAGCGCGAGGAAGAAGGCCGGGACGCCGATGGTCAGCGTGGACAGCAGGGTCAGGTGCCGGGGCAGGAAGGGGTACTCGACCTGCCAGCACACCACGAGGGCGGCCAGCAGCACCGAGTAGACCGTCTTGACCAGGAACAGCGTGGCGACCCGGGTGATGTTGCCGATGACCCGGCGGCCCTCGGCCACCACCGAGGGCAGCGTGGCGAAGCTGTTGTCGAGCAGCACGATCTGCGCGACCGCCCGGGTGGCCTCCGAGCCGGAGCCCATCGCCACGCCGATGTCGGCGTCCTTGAGCGCGAGGACGTCGTTGACCCCGTCGCCGGTCATGGCGACCGTGTGCCCGCGCGACTGGAGGGCGCCGACCATCTCCCGCTTCTGCTGCGGGGTGACCCGCCCGAACACGGTGTTCTCGTCCAGCGCCGCCGCCATGTCCTCCCGCTCGGCGGGCAGCCGCCGCGCGTCCACGGCCCCGCCGGACAGGCCCAGCTTGGCGGCGACCGCGCCGACGGAGACCGCGTTGTCGCCGGAGATCACCTTGGCCCGCACGTCCTGCGCGGCGAAGTACCGCAGGGTGTCGGCGGCGTCCGGGCGCAGCCGCTGTTCCAGGACGACCAGGGCGGCGGGCGTGACGTCCTCGGCCACGGCGGGGTCGTCCAGTTCCCGGCCCGAGCGGGCGAGCAGCAGGACGCGCAGCCCCTGTTCGTTGAGCCGGGCGGTCTCGGCGAGCGCCGGGTCGTCCTCGGCGAGCAGCACGTCCGGCGCGCCCAGCAGCCACGTGCGGGGGGCGGCGCCGGCGCCCTCGCGGACGGTGGCGCCGCTGTACTTGCGGGCGGAGGAGAAGGGCAGGGCGGCGGTGCACCGCCAGCCGTCGGGGACGGGACAGGCGTCGATGACGGCCTGGAGGGAGGCGTTGGGGCGGGGGTCGGAGGCGCCGAGGGCGCCGAGCACCGCGCGGACGTGGCCCTCGTCGGCGCCGCCGAGGGGGTGCAGCGCGCTCATGTCCATGCCGCCCTCGGTGAGGGTGCCGGTCTTGTCCAGGCAGACGGTGTCGACCCGGGCGAGCCCCTCGATGGCGGGCAGCTCCTGCACCAGGCACCGCTTGCGGCCGAGCCGGATCACGCCGAGGGCGAAGGCGACCGAGGTGAGCAGCACCAGCCCCTCCGGCACCATCGGCACGATGCCGCCGACGGTCCGGGCGAGGGAGCCCTTGAGCGCGGTCTGCTGGACCACGAGCTGGCTGATGATCAGGGCGATCGCGGTCGGGACCATCATCCAGGTGACGTACTTGAGGATGGTGGAGATGCCCGAGCGCAGCTCGGACCGGACGAGGGTGAAGCGGGACGCCTCCTCGGCGAGCTGGGCGGCGTACGCCTCGCGGCCCACCCGGGTCGCCTGGAAGGCGCCGCCGCCCGCGACGACGAAGCTGCCGGAGAGCACCGGGTCGCCGGGGTGTTTGAGGACCGGGTCGGCCTCGCCGGTCAGCAGCGACTCGTCGATCTCCAGCCCGTCGGCCTCGGCGCAGGTGCCGTCGACGACCACCCTGTCGCCGGGGCCGATCTCGATGAGGTCGCCGAGCACGATGTCGGAGGTGGCGACCTCGGCGGCCCGTCCGTCGCGCCGTACGGTGGGGCGGACCTCGCCGATCACGGCGAGGGAGTCCAGGGTCTTCTTCGCCCGCCACTCCTGGACGATGCCGATGCCGGTGTTGGCGACGATCACGAAGCCGAAGAGGCTGTCCTGGATCGGCGCGACGAAGAGCATGATGCCCCAGAGCACGCCGATGATCGCGTTGAACCGGGTGAAGACGTTGGCGCGGACGATCTCGGTCAGCGACCGGCTGCTGCGCACCGGAACGTCGTTGACCTGACCTCGCGCGACCCGCTCGGCGACCTCGGCCGCGCTCAGGCCCGTCGCCGGCGGGGCGGGTGGGACGGGGGGCACGGCGCCTGGACCCGCTTCCGCGTCGGTGTGCGTCATGCCCTCGACGGTACGTGCGCTCGCCCGGCCGCACCCGCCGAGGGTGCCCAAGATCAGACCTGGGGACGAGGGGGTGGCGCCGCGCGTGCTGCGTGAGGAGGACCCGCCCCGGAAGGGTGCCCCGGGGCGGGGCCGCCCGAGGGGCGGCGGAGCGCCGGCCGTCACCCGGCGGGAGGCCGGCCGCCGGCCGTCAGCCCTGCGCGGAGGCCCGCCGTGCCGCGTCCCGGCGGAGCGCCGCGTCCCGCTTGCGCACGTACCAGATGCCGATGAGCCCGAGGCCGGCTCCGGCCAGGCAGGTCCACACCCACCAGGCGTGCCCGCGGTCGTCGAACCAGCCGTAGAAGGGGAGCTGCGCCACGAAGAGGACGAACCAGAGGACGGTGCCGCCGGTGATGGTCGCGACCACGGGCCCCTCCAGGGGCTCCGGCGCCTCGTGTCTGGGTGTCCACTTCGCCATGCGTACAGCTTACGAGGGGGCCGTGGCGCGGGTGGCGGCGCGTCCGGGGACCGCTCCGGCCGGTTTCTACGCGCGGAGATAGCGATCTCGGGCTCATACGTTCATACTGAACCCGTTTGTCTCTGACCGCTTTCATTCGTAGGAAACACCAAAAGGGCCGTGGGGGAACCCTTGGGTGATGAGGTCTCGCATGTCCACCTCGGCGTCTGCCAAGGTTCCCCCGGCCCCGGGGCAGCAGTCCCCGCAGGGTCCCCTCGACCGTTTCTTCAGGATCTCCGAGCGCGGCAGCACGCTGCCCCGTGAGATCCGGGGCGGTCTCGCCACCTTCTTCGCGATGGCCTACATCATCGTGCTGAACCCGATCATCCTGGGCAGCGCGAAGGACATCTACGGCCACCAGCTCGACAACGGCCAGCTCGTCACCGCGACCGCGCTGACGGCGGCCCTCACCACGCTGCTCATGGGTGTCATCGGCAACGTCCCGATCGCGCTCGCCGCCGGTCTCGGCGTGAACTCGGTCGTCGCCCTCCAGCTCGCCCCCCGGATGTCCTGGCCGGACGCCATGGGCATGGTGGTGCTCGCCGGTTTCGTGGTGATGCTGCTGGTCGCCACCGGTCTGCGCGAGCGCGTGATGAACGCCGTGCCCTACGGGCTGCGCAAGGCGATCGCCATCGGTATCGGCCTGTTCATCATGCTCATCGGCCTCGTCGACTCCGGTTTCGTCACCCGCATCCCGGACGTCGCGCAGACCACGGTCCCGCTCCAGCTCGGCACGGGCGGGCACCTGCTCGGCTGGCCGGTGCTGGTCTTCGTGCTCGGCGTGCTGCTCACGCTGGCGCTGATCGTCCGCAAGGCGCCCGGCGCGATCCTGATCTCCATCATCGTGATGACGGTCGTCGCGGTGGTCATCGAGCTGGTCGCCGACGTCCCGTCCTGGGGCCTGACCACCCCGAAGTGGCCCGGCAACCCGGTCGCCGCCCCCGACTTCGGCCTGATCGGCGAGGTCAGCCTGTTCGGCGGTTTCCAGAAGGTCGGCATCCTGACCGGGGTGCTCTTCGTCTTCACGGTCCTGCTGTCCTGCTTCTTCGACGCCATGGGCACGATCATGGGCGTCAGCGACGAGGCCAAGCTGACCGACGCCGAGGGCCAGATGCCCGGCATCAACAAGGTCCTGTTCGTCGACGGCATCGCCGTCGCCGCGGGCGGTGCCAGCTCCTCCTCGGCCACCACCTGCTTCGTGGAGTCCACGGCCGGTGTCGGCGAGGGCGCCAGGACCGGCTTCGCCAACATCGTCACCG
This genomic window contains:
- a CDS encoding DUF2530 domain-containing protein, translating into MAKWTPRHEAPEPLEGPVVATITGGTVLWFVLFVAQLPFYGWFDDRGHAWWVWTCLAGAGLGLIGIWYVRKRDAALRRDAARRASAQG
- a CDS encoding HAD-IC family P-type ATPase, which produces MTHTDAEAGPGAVPPVPPAPPATGLSAAEVAERVARGQVNDVPVRSSRSLTEIVRANVFTRFNAIIGVLWGIMLFVAPIQDSLFGFVIVANTGIGIVQEWRAKKTLDSLAVIGEVRPTVRRDGRAAEVATSDIVLGDLIEIGPGDRVVVDGTCAEADGLEIDESLLTGEADPVLKHPGDPVLSGSFVVAGGGAFQATRVGREAYAAQLAEEASRFTLVRSELRSGISTILKYVTWMMVPTAIALIISQLVVQQTALKGSLARTVGGIVPMVPEGLVLLTSVAFALGVIRLGRKRCLVQELPAIEGLARVDTVCLDKTGTLTEGGMDMSALHPLGGADEGHVRAVLGALGASDPRPNASLQAVIDACPVPDGWRCTAALPFSSARKYSGATVREGAGAAPRTWLLGAPDVLLAEDDPALAETARLNEQGLRVLLLARSGRELDDPAVAEDVTPAALVVLEQRLRPDAADTLRYFAAQDVRAKVISGDNAVSVGAVAAKLGLSGGAVDARRLPAEREDMAAALDENTVFGRVTPQQKREMVGALQSRGHTVAMTGDGVNDVLALKDADIGVAMGSGSEATRAVAQIVLLDNSFATLPSVVAEGRRVIGNITRVATLFLVKTVYSVLLAALVVCWQVEYPFLPRHLTLLSTLTIGVPAFFLALAPNTERARPHFVRRVMRYAIPGGVVAALATFSTYLLARHHYTGPGSLEAETSAATLTLFLVSMWVLAIIARPYTWWRLTLVAAMGGLFVVVLVVPWLQHFFALKLVGVTMPWAAVAVAAAAAALLEVVWRWVGRRFPV
- a CDS encoding NCS2 family permease translates to MSTSASAKVPPAPGQQSPQGPLDRFFRISERGSTLPREIRGGLATFFAMAYIIVLNPIILGSAKDIYGHQLDNGQLVTATALTAALTTLLMGVIGNVPIALAAGLGVNSVVALQLAPRMSWPDAMGMVVLAGFVVMLLVATGLRERVMNAVPYGLRKAIAIGIGLFIMLIGLVDSGFVTRIPDVAQTTVPLQLGTGGHLLGWPVLVFVLGVLLTLALIVRKAPGAILISIIVMTVVAVVIELVADVPSWGLTTPKWPGNPVAAPDFGLIGEVSLFGGFQKVGILTGVLFVFTVLLSCFFDAMGTIMGVSDEAKLTDAEGQMPGINKVLFVDGIAVAAGGASSSSATTCFVESTAGVGEGARTGFANIVTGGLFAVALFLSPVATMVPSQAATPALVAVGFLILAGSVKEIDWADFTIAVPAFVTMVMMPFTYSITNGIGMGFITFALLRLATGRGREVPVAMYAVAGVFAFYYLMPALGLT